In Planctomonas sp. JC2975, the genomic stretch TTCTCGGCCCCAGTCGTCGAAGGGCGCTCGTCGCATCCGGAATCTCCGGCGTGCCGCGGGCGCCCTTCGTGCTGCACGGGAGCTTCACCGCGTCCGCTCTCGCGGGCGATCGCAGTTCAGGAGAGTCCCGGCGGGACCGGGATCTCGTGGGCCCGGGAGCCGACATCCCACGTCAGGCCCGTGTCTCGCGCGCCCGTCGCGACAAAGGCCTTGGCGGCGGCGAGCGCGTCATCGCGCGTGACGAAACGTCCCCTCGGATACGAGGCCGGACTGCCCGCGATGACGACATCGACGGTGTCCCGCGGATCCGGAGAGGACGTACCGCTCGGCAGCGCCTGGAACTGCCCGCGCTGGCGGCCGGATGGCCCAGTGCAGAAGACGAGGAAGCCTGCCCGTTCCACGCAGAGCACATCCATCCGGTCCAGACCGCGGTGGATGGACACCGTCGAGCGGCCGGCGCCGCGCATCGCCGTGATGCGGGCATCGACGTCGCGCCACTTCGGCGAATCCGCGGAGCCTTGGCCGTCCTCGCCCTCGTCCCAGGTGAACCGCAATCCAGCGACGGACTTCACGGGCGCCTTGCGCGCCCGGACCTGGAGGATCAACGACCTCGCGGCCAGGCCGAACGCGAATCCGGCGAGCACGAAGCAGATGAACGTGAAGCCGTTCAGCTTCGTCACCCAGGTCAGCATCACGGATGCGATCACAGCGATCGGCAGCGCGACGTACGACCACGTGCGCGGCAACGCGACGACTCCTGCGCCGACGACGAAGGCGAGCACGGCCGCCCACCAGCCGGCGCCTGCCTCCGAGATCGTCGGACCCTGCTGAATCAGGGCCAGGCCGATGAAGACCACGGGCAGTGCGATGCCGAACGCGATCGCCTTCCAAGCCTCGGCGCGCGATGACCGCTTCTTCTTGCTCATCCGGTCATCCACCCACCGCGTCGATTCCAGGGCCCTCCGCCGAGCCGATGAGGCCGCCGATGGCTGCGGATCCGACCATGGCTCGCGTGTTGCCGTTGGCCATGTTCGTCACTCCGCTCCAGCTCCGCGTACCGAAATACGACTGTTGTTCGAGACTATTCACTGCCGCCGGTCCCGGGATGTACCCCGTGGCGACGCTCGTCGCTGCGCCCGCGCCACCGGACACCGCGACGTGCTGCCAGTTGATCGGCTGGCCCGGGCTCGAGACGACCTGGGTCGTGACGTCACCCGCGGCTCCTCCAGCAGCGTTGATTCCGGCGGTGACGGTCTTGGCGACCACGCTCGTCGTCGCTCCTTCGGCGCCGCCAAGAATGTTGCGCGCGACAGTTCCGCCGGCAGGACCCGCGCCACCGCCGATGGCACCGCCGACACCGCCTCCGACGAAGGCGCCGGCCGCGCCCTGCCAGGACAGGTGACTGTGGTTCGTGATCAGGTAGGTCGCCTCGCTGCCCAGCGCTCCGATGCCTCCGTTGAGGCCGACCGAGTAGGCGAGCGCAGTCGCACCGTTTGCAGCAGCGGAAACTCCCGCAGCCCAGGCTCCGGCACCACCGGTCGCCGCACCGACGACCGCTGTGACGGCGACCTGCCCCCAGTCGACCTTGCCGGTCGTCGCCTTCTGGATGGCCGTGTCGGCACCGCCCGCGATGAGCGCACCGGACGCCGCCATGAGCGCGATGCCCGCCGGTCCCCCGACGCCCGTGCACATGAGCGCGATGCCGCCCACGATGGCCGCCCCGGCGACCAGGTACTCCCAGTTGTCGCCCACCCAGTGGGTCGTTGCATCCCACGCCTTGGACAGCCAGCCCTGCGTCTGCTTGCGCAGTTCGTCGTCGGTGAGGGGGTGCAATCCGGTCGGATCGCTGAACGCCAGCGGGTTGTTGCCCGCATAGCTGTACGGATTCGAGGCCCAGCCGGCGCCCGGCACCGGCGGAAGCGGATCCGTCGCCAAGAACCCGTGCGTCGCCGGATCGTAGGTGCGCGCGCCGAGCCATTCCAGCGGCGCGAAGCCGGCGCTCCGCGCGAGAGACAGGGTGCCCGACGCGGTGAGCCCGAAGCCGTCCGGCAGAGTCGCCACCGAAGCGATCTGCCACGGGTTGGTCGAATCCCCGCGGGTCGTGCGCCAGCCTGCGGTGATCCAGCGGTCGCCGATGCCCGTGACCGGACCCAGCGGCAGGACCGGGACACTGCCCACGCCCACAAGAGTGGGCACCGTGGCGGCGGTGTCCCACCACAGGGTGTTCGAGCCGGCCTCGGTGAGCTGACCGATGGCATCCGTTTCGAACACCGTCGTCGCTCCGTCACCGCCGGTGCTCGTGCTCGTCAGCCCGGAGAGCCAGCCGGTGGCCGTCCACTCGTAGCTGCGTACCGTGCCGTCGGGAAGGACGGTGCGCGTGCGGGCGCCATCCGGATCGTATTCGTGTCTCGTCGTCGTGCCGTCGCCGTGATGCACTGCGACCAGCTGGCCGGCCGGGTCATAGCTGTACGACTCCAGCGCACCACCGACGGTCTGGCTTGCGACACGACCTCCGAGGTCGAAGCTCCAGGACTGGCTGACGCCGTCCGCGACGAGTTCCGTGAGCTGTTCGGCGACGTCGTATCCGTATCGCGTGCTGACGCCATCGCGGGTGATGGAACTGATGCGGCCGTCGGCATCGCGGTCGATGACGGTGTCGGATGTCTCGTCGCCCGTCACCGCCGTGTGCGACGTGATGACGCCATCCGTCCACGCCCAGGTCTGCCGCGTGACCCGCCCCCGCGGGTCGCTGGTCTCGGCCGCCACCAGCCGTCCGGCGGCATCGTGCCTCAGCATGGTCGAGCCGAGCACGGGATGCTCGACCCGCTCGAGCCGCCCGGCGTCGTCGTAGTGGTAC encodes the following:
- a CDS encoding Imm1 family immunity protein; this encodes MSKKKRSSRAEAWKAIAFGIALPVVFIGLALIQQGPTISEAGAGWWAAVLAFVVGAGVVALPRTWSYVALPIAVIASVMLTWVTKLNGFTFICFVLAGFAFGLAARSLILQVRARKAPVKSVAGLRFTWDEGEDGQGSADSPKWRDVDARITAMRGAGRSTVSIHRGLDRMDVLCVERAGFLVFCTGPSGRQRGQFQALPSGTSSPDPRDTVDVVIAGSPASYPRGRFVTRDDALAAAKAFVATGARDTGLTWDVGSRAHEIPVPPGLS